DNA from Streptomyces rishiriensis:
GGCAGCGCCGGACGCGCCGTGGGTCAGCTCGCGACGGCCGACGGATCCATCCAGACGACCTCCCAGGTGTGGCCGTCGAGGTCGTCGAACGAACGGCCGTACATGAAGCCCATGTCCTGCGTCTCGCCGCTCGGCGAACCGCCCAGCGCGAGCGCCCTGTCGACGAGTTCGTCCACCTTCTCGCGGCTCCGGGCGCTCAGGGCGATCAGGACCTCGCTGGTCTTCGACGCGTCCGCGATCTCCTTCTTGGTGAAGGTCGAGTAGAACGGCTTGGTGAGCAGCATCGCGACGATCGTGTCGCTGATCACGACGGAGGCCGCGTTGTCGTCGCTGAACTGCGGGTTGATCGTGTAGCCGAGCTCCGTGAAGAACTTCTTCGAGGCGGCGAGGTCGCTCACGGGCAGGTTCACGAAGATCATCTGCTGGTAGGCCGGCGTGGTCATCGGGTCTCTCCCAGGGGGTTCGTACGGCTGGTGACGGCGTTTCGTGGGGGTAGACCGGGGGGCCGTGCGGAACTCATCGCGGGACGGGGATTTTTTTTCGGACGGGCGGGCTCAGCGGGTCAGCGGGAGGGCCGCCAGTTCGGCCACGACCAGGGTCAGCGGGACGAACAGGGCGAGCAGGGCCCCGGTGCGCAGGGCGGCGGCGCTGCGCAGCGTCTTGGCCGGGGCGCCGAGGCGGAGCAGGGCGGCGGTGGTGTCGGCGCGTACCTGCCTCGCCTCCACGGCCGCGGTCAGGAGCGTGGCGACCGCGCAGCCCGCCACCACCGCGGCGCCGAGGGTGGTGAGCGGGCCGAAGGCCGGGTCGGCCGGGTCGTACAGCGCGGCCATCGTGTACGCGCCGGACGCCACCGCGCAGACCACGCCGAGCGGTCGTCCGATGCGGGCCGCTTCCTGCATCAGGCCACGGCCCGCGAG
Protein-coding regions in this window:
- a CDS encoding VOC family protein — encoded protein: MTTPAYQQMIFVNLPVSDLAASKKFFTELGYTINPQFSDDNAASVVISDTIVAMLLTKPFYSTFTKKEIADASKTSEVLIALSARSREKVDELVDRALALGGSPSGETQDMGFMYGRSFDDLDGHTWEVVWMDPSAVAS